The following is a genomic window from Phaseolus vulgaris cultivar G19833 chromosome 6, P. vulgaris v2.0, whole genome shotgun sequence.
CACTTTCCCACTTTCTTCTATATTTTGTGCTCCAATTTATACCTTCATTTGTTTCCAATTTTCCCACATATCATTactaatttctatatttttaatatatcgCTTTTTGTTATAATATCTAAAGCATTACCTATTActcttatttattttccaattacacaaaatataaaaaaattatactaaaataTTAAACACCATTTATTTAACAAGACTTAtgtgttaaatatttttattaaataatctaATAACTTTTTACGAGTGTAACtaaatattacataattaatttaatttttagttcTCGTGCCTGAAGAGAACCTTCTTGAGAACTTGATCGATCAATTCATTGGATAGGAAAACACCGCCTTGCTTTGAGGGATTGTTTGAGAAGCAGTGTAGGATTACGGTTGACGGAAGATGTGGCCCTTGGGGACATGGCATGTTTATTAATGAATGGTTTTATTCCACAATATAATGCATTGGCTTTGTTCTCACCGAGATGAGCTCAGATGATCTGAGGTGGTATTGAGGTGATCTCTTTGCAAACTGCAACTTTTGATGTTGGAAGTTACAAAATGAGGAAGGAACTCCACCAACAGAAAAATTTTCGAAGCTCAAGTCAGTTATAGTATAAAATATATGAGTGTAACATATATTGAAAATATCTTAATTGAATTACTTCTTCGAAAGTCTTcatctatttatagagtttttGGTGGACCTGatcattcttatttttttttattagttattttaGCATAATAtcatgtaaaaagaaaaaaaactaacataacaaaatttaagtaataagattttatcaattaatatatctttaatatttttgtatctTCATAAACGGTTAATTTTTAGGTTGATTTCTAGGAGAGACAACTGATTAGTATCAGGTCGATACCAATCTAATATGGACCTTATCAGCATAAACCCAACTTAGGTCAAATCGACACGTATTTGATTTGGCTAGGATGGTACTGACTTCAATCTTTTTTTCAATATCTCTTATAGAGAGATTCTATCTATTTTTGTTGCAATTGTCACATTATGCGAGCTGTGTTCTGGacactaaattatttttttatttcccgTGATTTGAATTGGAGTTATTAGTGCTGTGATTATGGTTTTGTAGGATTGAAAGCATTCACTTAGCTAAGAATAAGAATTAGTTGATTTTTGTTTGGGAGGGAAAAGAATGATTATATGTCCATTCTAATGTTTATGTTATGTTTTATTGAGTTGGAATAAATGGGTATTAAGATTTTGTACAAGATGagaagaaaattatattaataagcTAATAAGAGATTTGATGAGTTGATTGAGAAAAGGAAATATAATACTTGCAATCACTTTAAATTTATAGTGTAAGATcacattttataatattgttattatatgacattttataatattgttattatatgTTAACaacttattaataaaaaaaatattttagattgatGAGattatgattaaattaaaaacaaatttgataaaaaaaattaaaatattaaggagattattatgaaattaaaatcattaaacaaCATTATTTAAAAGGTGTTAATATTCATTACAGatgttaatatattataaaataatattaaaattatatttgttacgGTTGAATAGATGTTGAGAGTGAATTCAATTAcctaaaaaatctaaaaactaattttaaaaaatttagcttttattttttattttatttggataTTAGTCCTATTGTTACCAAAATAAGATTTTAATAtgctacttaaataaaaaaaaattacattaaaaatactttaaaaaaaattaatggtgAGATCAGGAATCCGTTACATTTATGGAGATTAAATCAATTGCTAAACCtaacttaaattaaaatacCTTAAACCTTGTGTGAATAAAGGTTTTGCCCTTCAAACtcctttttttttccattttcattCATTTCGCAGCATCCTTCAAACTCCAACCACACTAGTCCTCTATTTCTTCGCCAAGCTTCGTTTTTGATCGGTGCCCAACTACGCATAGGCGTTAAATTTCAGGGATTCAAAACAAAAATGCTTCCTCAGGGCATCAAGAAAGCCATCACTGACAACCCTAAGAAGCTTGCCAACTTGATTGACCTCGTCAACCTTCCATCCACGCTCAGAGAATTCGTGGGTCAGTCTCAGATTTCCCGTTTGGGCTGTTTCATGTGCGTTTGGTCCTACATCAAAACCAAAAATCTGCAGGTTCCCCCtcttttctttaaatatttatgtttttgttgAAGTTAAGTTCAATTCTATTTTGTTGGGAGTTGGATTTTGCCTCGCTTTTGAAGTTTGTAAAATTTATGTTAAGGTTACTTGT
Proteins encoded in this region:
- the LOC137831267 gene encoding upstream activation factor subunit spp27 — encoded protein: MLPQGIKKAITDNPKKLANLIDLVNLPSTLREFVGQSQISRLGCFMCVWSYIKTKNLQDPYNKNVVNCDDKLKSILLGKPQVDLAELPALIKMHFPKEPK